A single window of Archangium gephyra DNA harbors:
- a CDS encoding NADH:flavin oxidoreductase → MAADALFRPFTHKSLTLKNRIVMAPMTRSFSPGGVPTPDVAAYYRRRAEGDVGLILSEGTVVKRPSAKNDPNVPDFHGEQALAGWKRVIDEVHAAGGKMGPQLWHVGSARNPMTTWVAPPPVDAPSGLSSPGKKFTEPMTDEAIADTIAAFGQAAADAKRLGFDVIEIHGAHGYLIDQFFWSGTNVRTDVYGGATIAERARFGAEVVKSIRAAVGKDMAIILRLSQWKQQDFAVKLAQTPKEMESWLTPLVEAGTDILHCSQRRFWEPEFEGSELNFAGWAKKLTGKPTITVGSVGLSGEFTAAFRGESSKPASLDNLLRRLEREEFDLVAVGRALLSDAQWARKVREDRHDELQDFHKEALAKLA, encoded by the coding sequence ATGGCCGCAGACGCCCTGTTCCGCCCCTTCACCCATAAGTCGCTGACGCTGAAGAACCGCATCGTCATGGCCCCCATGACGCGCTCGTTCTCTCCGGGTGGCGTTCCCACGCCCGACGTCGCGGCGTACTACCGCCGCAGGGCCGAGGGCGACGTGGGCCTCATCCTCTCGGAGGGGACGGTGGTGAAGCGTCCCTCGGCCAAGAACGACCCCAACGTGCCCGACTTCCATGGCGAGCAGGCGCTGGCGGGCTGGAAGCGCGTCATCGACGAGGTGCACGCCGCGGGCGGGAAGATGGGCCCCCAGCTCTGGCACGTGGGCTCGGCGCGCAATCCCATGACCACCTGGGTCGCGCCGCCTCCGGTGGACGCTCCCTCCGGCCTGTCCTCTCCGGGCAAGAAGTTCACCGAGCCGATGACGGACGAGGCCATCGCCGACACCATCGCGGCCTTTGGCCAGGCGGCGGCGGACGCGAAGCGGCTGGGCTTCGACGTGATCGAGATCCACGGCGCGCACGGCTATCTGATCGACCAGTTCTTCTGGTCCGGCACGAACGTGCGGACCGACGTTTACGGAGGCGCCACCATCGCCGAGCGCGCCCGTTTCGGCGCCGAGGTGGTGAAGTCCATCCGCGCGGCGGTGGGCAAGGACATGGCCATCATCCTGCGCCTGTCGCAGTGGAAGCAGCAGGACTTCGCCGTCAAGCTCGCCCAGACGCCGAAGGAGATGGAGTCCTGGCTCACGCCGCTGGTCGAGGCGGGGACGGACATCCTGCACTGCTCGCAGCGGCGGTTCTGGGAGCCCGAGTTCGAGGGCTCGGAGCTCAACTTCGCGGGGTGGGCCAAGAAGCTCACCGGCAAGCCGACGATCACGGTGGGCTCGGTGGGGCTGAGCGGTGAGTTCACGGCGGCCTTCCGGGGCGAGAGCTCCAAGCCCGCGTCGCTCGACAACCTGCTGCGCCGTCTGGAGCGGGAGGAGTTCGATCTCGTGGCGGTGGGCCGCGCGCTCCTGTCCGATGCGCAGTGGGCCCGGAAGGTGCGTGAGGATCGCCACGACGAGCTGCAGGACTTCCACAAGGAGGCGCTCGCCAAATTGGCGTGA
- a CDS encoding sterol desaturase family protein, producing the protein MLEKLNRLSESHGHMPRGVGVVSGVFALMLGILCLLGVLAFHFPAYLTTPELRRSYDVALMRQVLFWVMVVAGGVSLGNIVLGRVRWLSAWAFLLVAVAALMGGHKVPVNDFADHTPYIGLDWFILDLLGSSLIFIFVEKLFPLRRQAVFRAEWQTDFHHFIVNHMVVGFVLLATNLLVHKLFGWAVRGGVQEWVKDLPFFVELFLIILVADLVQYWTHRAYHEVPILWRLHAVHHSAKSLDWLAGSRQHILELLITRTLILAPIYVLGFSKEVIDAYIVVVGFQAVFNHANVSVRLGPLRYVLVTPNFHHWHHSQDDEAIDRNYAAHYAFLDYLFGTAVKSDREWPSDYGVVGDYVPNGFIQQLAFPFRWKG; encoded by the coding sequence ATGCTCGAAAAACTCAATCGCCTGTCCGAGTCCCACGGCCACATGCCGCGCGGCGTCGGCGTCGTCTCCGGCGTCTTCGCCCTGATGCTCGGCATCCTCTGCCTCCTGGGCGTGCTGGCCTTCCACTTCCCGGCCTACCTGACCACGCCGGAGTTGCGCCGCAGCTACGACGTGGCCCTGATGCGGCAGGTGCTGTTCTGGGTGATGGTGGTCGCGGGCGGTGTCTCGCTCGGCAACATCGTGCTCGGGCGGGTGCGCTGGCTCTCGGCCTGGGCCTTCCTGCTCGTGGCGGTGGCGGCCCTCATGGGGGGGCACAAGGTGCCGGTCAACGACTTCGCCGACCACACCCCCTACATCGGCCTGGACTGGTTCATCCTCGATCTGCTGGGCTCGAGCCTCATCTTCATCTTCGTCGAGAAGCTGTTCCCGCTCCGGCGGCAGGCGGTGTTCCGCGCCGAGTGGCAGACCGACTTCCACCACTTCATCGTCAACCACATGGTGGTGGGCTTCGTCCTGCTGGCCACCAACCTGCTGGTGCACAAGCTGTTTGGCTGGGCCGTGCGCGGTGGCGTGCAGGAATGGGTGAAGGATCTGCCCTTCTTCGTCGAGCTGTTCCTCATCATCCTGGTGGCCGACCTGGTGCAGTACTGGACGCACCGCGCCTACCACGAGGTGCCCATCCTCTGGCGCCTGCACGCCGTGCACCACAGCGCGAAGAGCTTGGACTGGCTGGCCGGCTCGCGGCAGCACATCCTCGAGCTGTTGATCACCCGCACGCTGATCCTGGCGCCCATCTACGTGCTCGGCTTCAGCAAGGAAGTGATTGATGCCTACATCGTCGTGGTGGGCTTCCAGGCCGTGTTCAACCACGCCAACGTGAGCGTGCGGCTCGGGCCCCTGCGCTACGTGCTCGTCACCCCCAACTTCCACCACTGGCACCACAGCCAGGACGACGAGGCGATCGACCGCAACTACGCGGCCCATTACGCCTTCCTGGACTACCTGTTCGGCACGGCCGTGAAGAGCGACCGCGAGTGGCCGAGCGACTACGGCGTGGTGGGCGATTACGTGCCGAACGGCTTCATCCAGCAGCTGGCCTTCCCGTTCCGCTGGAAGGGTTGA
- a CDS encoding CHAP domain-containing protein — translation MRLCVLLAGLLVMTGCAATGRPMGGSVLAASYRYSPLTPAAAPKAPLSVVAAAPASSPAPRKQVRPPPPTARREDVLATARELVGSRKVKVAGRMWPDDCTGFVEGVYARAGVSFRGSGVAGDNGVTALYRYARDHGRVFTRGKPKPGDLVFFRETYDQNRDGRRNDGLTHVGLVDEVASDGTVVVIHRVKRGVVRYRMNLAKPGLRRDPRTGEVLNDMLRVPGPGKMPVLTGQLFASYGSVLPESKSASRPAAVARR, via the coding sequence ATGAGGCTCTGCGTGCTGCTCGCCGGACTGCTGGTGATGACCGGATGTGCCGCCACGGGCAGGCCCATGGGAGGGAGCGTGCTCGCCGCGAGCTACCGCTACAGCCCGCTGACGCCCGCCGCCGCGCCCAAGGCGCCGCTGAGCGTGGTCGCCGCCGCACCCGCCTCCTCGCCTGCCCCCCGCAAGCAGGTGCGCCCTCCCCCTCCGACCGCCCGCCGCGAGGACGTGCTCGCCACGGCGCGGGAGCTCGTGGGCAGCCGCAAGGTGAAGGTCGCCGGGCGCATGTGGCCGGATGACTGCACCGGCTTCGTCGAGGGCGTGTATGCGCGGGCCGGGGTCTCCTTCCGTGGCTCCGGGGTGGCTGGGGACAACGGCGTCACCGCGCTCTACCGCTACGCGCGGGACCATGGCCGCGTGTTCACCCGGGGCAAGCCGAAGCCGGGAGACCTGGTGTTCTTCCGGGAGACGTATGACCAGAACCGCGATGGGCGCCGCAACGACGGGCTGACCCACGTGGGGCTGGTGGACGAGGTCGCCAGCGATGGCACCGTCGTCGTCATCCACCGGGTGAAGCGGGGCGTGGTGCGCTACCGGATGAACCTCGCGAAGCCGGGCCTGCGGAGGGATCCGCGTACGGGCGAGGTGCTCAACGACATGCTGCGGGTACCCGGGCCCGGGAAGATGCCCGTGCTCACCGGACAGCTCTTCGCCTCCTATGGCTCCGTGCTGCCCGAATCCAAGTCCGCTTCCAGGCCCGCGGCCGTGGCCCGGCGGTAG
- a CDS encoding MFS transporter — protein MGALQLLRQNRPFRSLWSARVISFAGDSLSLVALMLHVASTTGQALAVSLLLLAGDFAPALFSPLTGAISDRFNLKRVMISCELIQGALLVLIALAMPPLPLLLALVAARAVAGHVFLPASRAAVPALVPGDTLETANSTLGFGTNASEALGPLLAAALFPLVGIRGVLLADAASFLASAVMLASLPSLPHASSGEQARPSLLQDAKLGLGYILSAPAVRVIALGFFAIVLFNGVDDVALVVLAKETLRAGDSAVGLLLGAVGLGLLAGYALLARYGSRASMAVMLLLGFGVSSIGNLLTGLAWAVSAAFAMQAVRGAGIAAMDVATNTLLQRLVPPELLGRVFGNLHGAIGVAAALSYVGGGLLLDATSAPVTLLVAGAGGTVATLATGFALPAALRKSTRG, from the coding sequence ATGGGTGCCCTCCAACTCCTGCGCCAGAACCGGCCGTTCCGGTCCCTGTGGTCCGCGCGCGTCATCTCCTTCGCCGGGGATTCGCTCAGTCTGGTCGCACTCATGCTCCATGTCGCCAGCACCACCGGTCAGGCCCTCGCCGTCTCCCTGCTGCTGCTCGCCGGTGACTTCGCTCCCGCCTTGTTCAGCCCTCTCACCGGGGCCATCAGCGACAGGTTCAACCTCAAGCGGGTGATGATCTCCTGCGAGCTGATCCAGGGCGCGCTCCTCGTCCTCATCGCGCTCGCGATGCCTCCCCTGCCCCTGTTGCTGGCCCTGGTGGCGGCACGTGCGGTCGCCGGACATGTCTTCCTGCCCGCCTCCCGCGCCGCGGTGCCCGCGCTCGTGCCCGGTGACACGCTGGAGACCGCGAACTCCACCCTCGGTTTCGGAACGAATGCCTCCGAGGCCCTCGGGCCGCTCCTCGCGGCGGCGCTGTTTCCCCTCGTGGGCATCCGTGGGGTGCTCCTCGCCGACGCCGCCTCGTTCCTCGCATCGGCGGTCATGCTCGCTTCGCTCCCGTCGCTCCCGCACGCGTCCTCGGGGGAGCAGGCGCGGCCGTCACTCCTCCAGGACGCGAAGCTCGGTCTCGGCTACATCCTGTCGGCCCCCGCCGTCCGGGTCATCGCCCTGGGCTTCTTCGCCATCGTCTTGTTCAACGGGGTCGATGACGTCGCCCTCGTGGTCCTCGCCAAGGAGACGCTCCGCGCCGGTGACTCGGCCGTCGGGCTTCTCCTGGGCGCTGTCGGCCTGGGGCTGCTGGCCGGGTATGCACTGCTGGCGCGCTACGGCTCACGTGCGTCGATGGCGGTGATGCTGCTCCTCGGGTTCGGGGTGAGCAGCATCGGCAACCTCCTCACCGGGCTGGCCTGGGCCGTCTCCGCCGCGTTCGCCATGCAGGCCGTACGCGGGGCCGGCATCGCGGCCATGGACGTCGCCACCAACACCCTGCTTCAGCGACTGGTTCCTCCCGAGCTGCTCGGCCGGGTCTTCGGCAATCTCCACGGCGCCATCGGCGTTGCCGCCGCGCTGTCCTATGTGGGCGGCGGATTGTTGCTCGATGCCACCTCGGCCCCGGTGACGTTGCTGGTGGCTGGGGCCGGGGGCACGGTGGCCACCCTCGCCACGGGGTTCGCGCTCCCGGCCGCGCTGCGCAAGAGCACTCGCGGGTGA
- a CDS encoding DUF4336 domain-containing protein codes for MSSPPLEWCDGILPYAPLSTLKPLSEGIWWVDGPVIKMSVGPVSLPFPTRMAIIRLRSGGLWIWSPTAPTPELFAEIDALGPVEHLVSPNKFHYAAIPAWKERYPRATAWASPGVRERARSRKIDVTFDAELGDDAPSSWTQDIEQLVFRGSRFMEEVVFFHEASSTLILTDLVMALERERVRPRLRWLLELGNTLWPGQTPREVQVTSWGRKPQARACYQRILQWQPRRVLFAHGRFYLDDAMAQLERAFAWLR; via the coding sequence ATGTCTTCCCCTCCCCTCGAATGGTGCGACGGGATACTTCCCTACGCTCCGCTCTCGACGCTCAAGCCGCTCTCCGAGGGGATCTGGTGGGTCGATGGGCCCGTCATCAAGATGAGCGTTGGCCCGGTCTCACTGCCATTTCCAACGCGCATGGCGATCATCCGGCTGCGCTCGGGCGGCTTGTGGATCTGGTCGCCCACGGCTCCAACGCCAGAACTGTTCGCGGAGATCGATGCGCTCGGGCCCGTCGAGCATCTCGTCTCGCCGAACAAGTTCCATTACGCGGCCATCCCGGCCTGGAAGGAACGCTACCCGCGTGCGACGGCCTGGGCATCTCCGGGAGTTCGTGAGCGTGCACGCTCGCGGAAGATCGATGTCACGTTCGATGCCGAGCTCGGCGACGACGCGCCCTCGTCATGGACGCAGGACATCGAACAGCTCGTCTTCCGAGGCAGTCGCTTCATGGAAGAGGTCGTGTTCTTCCATGAAGCGTCCTCGACCCTGATCCTGACGGATCTGGTCATGGCGCTCGAACGAGAGCGTGTCCGGCCCCGCTTGCGATGGCTGCTCGAGCTGGGCAACACCCTGTGGCCAGGGCAAACGCCGCGAGAGGTGCAGGTGACGTCCTGGGGCCGGAAACCGCAAGCGCGTGCCTGCTACCAGCGAATCCTGCAATGGCAGCCTCGCCGGGTGCTCTTCGCTCACGGCCGCTTCTACCTCGATGATGCGATGGCCCAGCTCGAGCGCGCGTTCGCCTGGCTGCGCTGA